DNA sequence from the Actinacidiphila yeochonensis CN732 genome:
GTCGATGATCGACAAGGTGGTCGCCGACCTGGGCCGGCCGCTCACCGAGGTGCCGGTCGGCTTCAAGTGGTTCGTGGACGGCCTGATCGGCGGCACCCTGGCGTTCGGCGGCGAGGAGTCGGCCGGGGCGTCCTTCCTGCGGCGCGACGGCGGGGTGTGGACCACCGACAAGGACGGCATCCTGCTGGCGCTGCTGGCCGCCGAGATCACCGCCGTCACCGGCCGCACCCCCTCGCAGCACTACGCCGACCTCACCGACCGGTTCGGCGCCCCCGCCTACGCCCGGGTCGACGCGCCCGCCGACCGCGAGCAGAAGGCGGTGCTGGCGAAGCTGTCGCCGTCCCAGGTGCCCGCCAGCGAGCTGGCCGGCGAGCCGGTCACCGCCGTGCTCACCGAGGCGCCCGGCAACGGCGCCGCCATCGGCGGTATCAAGGTCTGCACGGAGAACGCCTGGTTCGCCGCCCGGCCCTCGGGCACCGAGGACGTGTACAAGGTCTACGCCGAGTCCTTCCTCGGCGAGGAGCACCTCGGCCGGGTCCAGGAGGAGGCGCGGTCGATCGTCTCGGCCGCTCTGAAGGCCTGACGGGAGGCCTCCGGGGCTTGGAGGAACCCCGCCGGCTGGAGGGCGCCTTCGCGGACCCGAGGAGTCCCCTGCGGGCCGACGGCCGGTCGGACGCGGCCGTCGGCCCTGAGCCCCACCCGCGCTTCCGGGCGGTCCCCTCGCGGGCCGCCCGGGAGCGCGGACCTCGTGCTCAGGCCAGCTGCGCGGCCTGGAGCCCCGCGTAGGTGCCGCCGCGGCGCAGGAGTTCGGCGTGCGGGCCGATCTCCACGATGCGCCCGTCCTCCATCACCACGATCCGGTCGGCGCCCCGGATCGTCGACAGCCGGTGCGCCACGACGAAGACCGTGCGGCCGCGCACCAGCCGGCCCAGCGCCTGCTGCACCAGCGCCTCCGAGCGGGAGTCCAGCGCCGACGTGGCCTCGTCGAGCACCAGCACCCGCGGATTCCGGATCAGCGCCCGGGCGATGGCCAGCCGCTGCTTCTGGCCCCCGACAGCCGGGCGCCCCGCTCGCCGACGACCGTGTCCAGGCCGTGCGGCATCCGCTCGATGAACTCCAGCGCGTTCGCGTCCCGCAGCGCCGCCAGCACCCGCTCCTCGGGCACCTCGTCCATGCCGTAGATGACGTTCTCGCGCACGCTGCCCTCGAAGAGGATCGAGTCCTGCGGCACCACCGACAGCCAACTGCGGTAGTCCCGGAGGTCGAGTGTCTCCATGTCGACACCGTCGAGGAGGATGCGGCCCTCGGTGGGGCGCAGGAAGCCGATCACCAGGTTGAGCACCGTCGACTTGCCCGCGCCCGAGCCGCCGACCAGCGCGATCGTCTCGCCGGGGCGCACGTCCAGGTCGAAGCCGGTCAGCGAGGGCCGGTCGTTCTCCGGGTAGGTCAGGCCGACGCCGCGGAACTCGAAGCGGCCCACGACGCCCTCGACCGGCGCCTTGCCGTCGTTCTGCTCCAGATCCGGCGCCTGGAGCACCTCGCCGATGGAGCGGACCGACTCAAGGCCCTTGCCGATCTGCGGAGTCAGGGTGAGCAGTGTGGTGACGGAGGCGGTCAGGCTGGAGAAGTACGCGCTGAGCATGACCACGGTGCCCGGGGTGACGTTCAGCCAGCCGTAGTAGGCCACCAGCGCCGAGCCCGACAGGCAGGCCACGCCGATCGCGTTGAGCAGGATCCAGGCGATGGACCCGAACCAGCCGTTGAGCCGGTCCAGCCGCAGCCCGGCGTGCAGCACCTCGCCCAGGGTGCGGTCCATCCGGTGCAGGGCGGCGTTCTCCAGGCCGTGTGCTCGGGTGATGGGGATCAGCGCGGTCATCTCCGTGACCCGCGAGGACAGCTGCTCCACCTGCTGGCGGAAGAGCTCGTTGCGGTCGCGCAGCCGCCGCCGCAGCCGTACGACCAGCACGGCCGAGGCCGGCACCACGACCATGTAGACGGGCAGGAACGCGGGAGCCTGGACGCCGATGACCACCAGCCCGCCGGAGAGCGTCGCGATGGCCGCGAGCCCGTTGTCGGCGGTCTGCTGCGCCGCCGTCTCGATCGTCTCCACGTCCCGGATCACCTTGGCCTGCAGGACCCCGGCGCTGACCCGCGCGTGGTAGCCGATCGACAGCTGCTGCATGCGGTGGCACAGCGCGGTGCGCAGCCGGGTGCCGGTGCGCCGGATCGATCCCTGCATGCAGCGCACGTACGCGAGGTGCAGAGGGAGGTTGAGGACGAGGATCACCAGCAGCACCGAGGAGTTCCACCACAGCACCGATATCGGCTTGTGTTCGACGACGACGTCGACGACGTTGGCGGTGATCAGCGGCAGCAGCCACACGGGGGCGTGCTTGGCGAGGAAGGCGGCGACGGCCAGGGCGACCCGGCGGCGGTCGGGGTGGAAGAGGTAGAGGAGGGTTCTGAGCGGATGCTCGCCACGGTAGCGGTGGCTGAGCGTGCCGTGTGGCAGCGCCATGGGCGGGCTCCTCGGATCACGTCTTCGCGGTGGTGCGGCATGGCGGCGGCGGGGTGTCGCGCCGCCGCGCGAGGCGTGCTTCGGCGCTGAAGCACGCGGGTGCGCGTGTGCGCGCAAACACCTTAGAGGCCGAGTGCCGTGGGGCACCCGGCTGTTTTCCGCGGCTGGTCCGGGGAGGGGCGGGAGGAGCCGGCGCCCGCTCGGGCCGGAGCTTCAGCGGGGGCCTGCGGCGCGGGCCCGGCGGTAGAGCGCCGAACCGCCCAGCAGGGCGAGCGCGCCCGCCGCACCGGCCCAGCCCGGACCGCAGGACCCGGTGCGCGCCAACTCCGGTGCGGGCGGCGGGGGTCGGCGGCGGGGGAGGCGGGCGGCGGCGCCGTGGCCGGCCCGTCGGGAGGGGCGGCCCGATGGGAGGGGTCGGCCTGCCGGGTGAGTTCGGTTCGTTGGGCGGGGCCGGAACCGGCAGGTGCGACGGCGGCGGGGGAGTGGCCGGGCCGCCGTTCGCCGCGCCGCCGTTCGCCGCGTCGTCGGCGAAGGCCGGGGCGGGCACGAGGGTCCGGCCCGCGACGCCCTGGGGCGTTCGGGCGCCGCTGCCCGACGTGAGGCCGGGCGAACCGGCGGCGCGGGCGGGCGAACCGGCGGCGCGGGCGCCCGCGGCGTCCGCCGGCGCGCAGCCGGCCGAGGCCAGCACGCCGCCGGCGACCATCGCGGTGACCAGACCTCTGCGGGCGGCGGCCCTGTCCATACGCTCACTGCCTTCCGGGAGCCCTCACCGGCGGCATTGCCCGCTCCGTGCCCGGAACAACACCTGGCGCGTCCGAATGAGCCGCGTTGAGCGCGGAATTCCCCCGGACGGGCCAACCCCCGCGGGTCCTCCGGGCCGCGGGACCGGGCGCCGCCGCGGGGAGGGACGGGCGGGGGCCGCGCACCCGGCCCGCGCCCCTGTTCGGGGTCGGGGCGTCGCGGACGGCTTCGGCCGCGGTGGCCGGGTACGCGGCCCCAGGGGCGGGACCGCCGGTTCGGTGGCGCCTCACGGGCGCGGCGGGGCGTCAGGCCGCTGTGGCGTCGGCTTCGGGGACCAGGGCGACCGATCGCTCTATGTGAGCGCGGGCGGCCGAGAGCGCGTCGGAGATCTGGCGGGTGCCGGTCGAGACGCACAGGGTGTACATGGTGTCCTGAAGCTGCTGGAGGACGTTCGAGTCGGAGTCCGAGCCGTCGGCGTGCTGCTCCTCGACGAGGAGGCGGAGCGCCTCGTAGCGCTCAACGAGCTTGGTCAGCACGGTCGGGTGGGCCATCAGCATGTCGCAACTCCTCGGTGAATCGGCGAAGTCGAGCCGCGTATTCCCGCTCCTTGCGTCGGCATGCCCAATGCCCGGAAAATTTACGTCGATAGCTGCATGAGGCGCGTCACATGAACAGCGGCGACCGGCGTAGGCCGCAGGTCGTGAGGCGGTCGGGGCGTCCGTCGGATTCCTCGCGTCCGCGCCCGGCGGCGCCCTCGTCGGGCCGTCCCCGCCGTCGGTCCGGGCGGTTCAGGCCCGGTCCCCCGCGGCTCCGGGTCGGCGCGGCGGGGCCGCGCGCGGGGGGCGGGAAGGCTCGCCCGTCCGGCGTCAGCGGCCCTCCCTGGAGGACAAGTTGACGGCGCGCCAGGTTGCGGAGGGTGACGGTCGGCGTGTCCTTCAACGGCGGTCGGCGGGACGCCACGCGGCGCGTCCTCCGTCTCCCGTCGCTGCCCGCCCGCGCGCAGGCGGCCGGCCGGCACGTGTGGGCCGTACAGGCAAGGCCCGTCCAGGCAGGGGAGTTGAGGCCGGGCGGCCGGGGACGGCGCGCGGCGGCGCAGGGCGAGAGGGCCTCGGGCGGCCGTGCTGTCCCCGGGGTGCGGGGCGCGGGCCCGCACCAGGGCGCGAGCCCGCACCGCGCGGGCACCGTGCCCGTGCCTGCCGCCGGTTGCCGCCGCCCGGCGGCCCCGCGTCAGTCGATGCTGCGCAGGATGTGCGTCTCCCAGGGGTCGTCCTCGTACCCGGCGAGACGGATGGGCGCGCACCGGGCCCAGGCGTCGAGGGGGAGTTCCTCGTTCATGAGCGCGGCGCCGTCGCCACCACGCCGCACCGTCTTCTCCGTGAGTTCGACATCTTCTGCTGACACCGCGGACTCCTTAGCGTCGCGTGGACCGGAACGCACCGGCGCGGGGTTGGCTCGCGCGTCTGCGGCGCCCGGCCGGGATTCCTGGTCGGAGGTCGGTTGGACGCGGTGGCGCCTGGGGGTGCCGGAAAGGCCGCCGAGTCGGCGGTGGTCCCGGGACGGGCTCCGGGGTGGTGTACGTCCCTGGGAGCCGGTTCGTCGCGGTCAGCCTATGCCGGTGCCGCGACCGCCACCAGCCGGTTCCGCGCCGTAAGGGCATTCATCGGACCCTTCTGTCACCTCTCCGGGACCGCCGGTCGCACGCCTGGCCGACACTTTCCGTACACGTGGGCGTACTCCCCGGCTTCGTATCCCCCTTCCGGGGGCTGTACAGGCGTGGTCCGCATACCGGACCAGCCTCCCCCGGAAGGGTGAACGGTTGCTACGGTTTTGCGTGCTCA
Encoded proteins:
- a CDS encoding DUF5133 domain-containing protein, whose protein sequence is MLMAHPTVLTKLVERYEALRLLVEEQHADGSDSDSNVLQQLQDTMYTLCVSTGTRQISDALSAARAHIERSVALVPEADATAA